The window TATCCTGATAAAATCAACTCacataaaatcatatattttctttcaaaaaaataaattggatcatatttttctttgtccCTTTAGAGTGGCTTCTAAACCGTTTGATGGAGATCGAACGGTTGGGAGTTTCCAGAGGATGTCTGCAAGGCACATGGTGCGAACCTGGAGGTTGACGTTTTTGGGGACGTGTCAAGATCTAAACAAGAAACtgagagatagagagaagCTGGTGACAGCCAGAGGTGCTGACGGGTCGAGACGGCGACGTTTCGTTTCTCACCACGTGAAACGTGCGCTGGTTACCCTCTAATAAATACATGCACACACACAAATATTAACACATCATAATCACATCTCTCCTTCCTTTCCCCATTGCTTGGGCCGCCAGAGAGGCCACGTTCTTGTCTTTAATTGGTCAATCCAATAATTGCAAAGGCCTTCAAGGTTCAAACAGTATGAATTGAACTTATctcataatataatttaatttaatcccaagtttattatttataatttttttattctaaaaaACCGACGTTTAATAGAAGTTTTTCTTACTTTCTCTCGagttaaatataatattcacGATTATACATTAGCTCAACCAATCGATAAGCCGTGCATCGCGCATGGGTTGATTAtgcttaaaaaatattatatcttTCTAGATTCAAGATATTGTAGTAGAGGGGCGTGAACGTTATATATTTACTAGTcgtgttcttcttctttgctTCATTTTGATACGTTCGTGGTGTCTCTGTGCCGGCCCTCTTGCTTGTGCAATAGATCTTTCAAAATCATACGAACAATTGACCTAATTACTATGATTTCCTTGATAAAAGCTAAGAAATgaccaaaattaattaagaaaaatacagTGGAAGTCCAATTGGATGATAAAGGGTAAGATTGAAACACTGAAATcatttgatataatataaGGGCAAAAGTAAATTGTGAtagatagattttttttaattataaagggAGTTAAGGGCCTAATACAAGAAATATAAGTCCTAGTAGTTATTAAAGGGCAGAGATAGTTCAACAACGAATCTAAAATTTCTTAGTTACCCGATGAAAGCGTTCACCACtacaatatattatatttgattgTGACACAGACTTTTTATATTCTCATTAAATACCATCAAAATTTTACTTGTGATCATCATCAATCCTATTCACTGTTCATTATATTTgacattaattttatttcaacaaagtaaaacaaagaaatttcGGGATGAGTATATGTATATCTACGTTACAAATTAGAAAAGAAGTTAGCTGGTGTAACATTTCTTTTTCCCAAATTGTCCATAGTAAAAGTGACATCAAAAATTAGAGACCACTTTATTAAAAGAAAGTTGAGAatgtattcatattttttaagggttattatcccaaaaaatcacatagtttGCAAGAAATTTCAGATCtattaatttcttaaattttgaCTTATAAATTTACAAGGTTTTACTTCGTTCTCACATCTATCAAAACGTTAATTTTCTTGTTAAATTTGCTGATGTGGCTTTTAACGTTGCATACGTGGCTAATGGAAGCTCTACGTGGATTCCAGCAGTTTAAGAGATTTGCATTTTGATCCCCATCACTTTTGCTAATTTCCACATTGTCTCCCGACAGTTTAAGATATTTGCATTTTGATCTCCAATTCTTTCACTATTTTGCCATTTGTACTAGGTCAATGGCCAAAGAGCACACCGGCCATCGGCAATGGTGGAAGGTGTGCCTCTGGTGGGTGCCTGACCCAAAGGAAGGCGGCTGAGAGTCGGACCAACAAAGATGGTCCACTCGAAGTTCACTTCTGCTGCACAAACACCGTGAAGGCCTTCACAGCTGACTGCTATTGTTGCTGCTTCTGTTGTTGTAGGCTTGCAGCTGTATTGGCTTGAGACACGCCTCCTTCCATGGCCGTCATCATCAAGCCGAAGAAGTGTATCTTTGCATCGTCTCCGTTCGACAcgaaatcaaatcaaaatctcACAACAAATAATAGACATTAAACCCTAGAAATTATCTCGGGATTAACTATTCTGAGGCATCGAACATTAAACCCTAGAAATTAGCATGATGAAGTCGAGACCCAATTCGAAGGACATGGAGAATGAACAAGACAATTATAGAGCCCCGAGCTACAATTGAGTTCAACCAAGCCAAGCCCTCGACATTCACGATAGCTGGCAGCATGGTGGTGCCACCACTAAGGGCGACCGTGATAATAGGAAGTTGCAAGAGGGCCATGGATTCGAGGGCGAAGGGGGTAGCATTAGGGTTTCatgggaagaagatgaagaatgtGGTTAACTAACCAAGTTTGACGAGTTTGGCCAATGCGGTGCGGCCATGTGGCCTTCATTAGCCATGCAAGTAATATTAATGGTCACGTCAGCAAATTTGAACGGGCATTTAACATTTTGATAGATGTGGAAATAGAGCAAAACCTTGTGAATTTACAagtcaaaatttaaaaaattagtagATTTAGGATTTCTTGCAAACTATGTGATTATTTTTGGGATAATGCCCATTTTTAAGGGAAAATTACACAATAGATCCTAACGTTTAcatattatcttaattttatcataatgTCGATTATTTTTTCCTGAGGTATTATAGCATTAATGGTtaggtttcaaatctatcttactGTAAAAGTTCCTTCCATTTTTTACGGAAATGCTGACGTGACGATTAATTGCTTGACGGCGTTGACGTAGAGAGTGAGTGGGTCCCGATATAAAGGGAAAAATTACACTATGAATTTGAACCTTTTtgttatttctcaattttatcataacaTTTTGatgttttctcaattttgtccaaacattttgatagtttcttagttttatctcaatcttttattgttttctCTATATTATCCCAACAGATGGCGCAAGTTTTCGCCTAATAATCAAGATGTTCCAAGTTCGATACTTATTGTGTGATTACTTGTGTctctttattagctatttaggatttatatttctttgtaTTAAGTCCACAGGCCTCCATTggattgaaaaggaaaaaaaattcttcgttaattatttttttagttataaaGAGGGACATGAgcctaataaataaatgagaaaagagaaatgaaTGAGAAATATAGGTTTTAAACGGAAGCATGTGCTGTTATATTACATTGATTCGGCAATAATCCCCGAAAATACCCATACGATTACTAACATACCCCACCTGTGATTATTATAAGAGCTTGCTGTACAATTTTCACACTGACTCATAAGCAAACAATGACTCATAAAAGACAAGTTGCGATATCAACAATATGCACGTGGAAGTTGGGCATCATAGCCGAAATCCCGGGacaatatatattgaattcaCATTGGCAAAGTTAATTATGACATATATCATCGTACATATCATTTCGAATTTATAGTTTAGAGCTATTCAGCCTTTGCTTGACTAATAACTTCTCTTACGTGAATACCCTATGAATTCATGAGAAAAATAACTTCCGTCAAAAACAGTATAAGTGCTTTCATATGTAGGGTATTCTCTTGCAAGACTTTAGTAGGCAGATTCGAACTATAAATTTTATCGGGGCACTCATGTCATTTAGACAACCAGGCGATCGTACGTGTATATGGTGTGCGTCTTGTCAATTGGGAGCTCGGTTTTTATGGACTCGTGGAATAAATTTGGGTCATAAACATGGAGGGACTCATGGATTTACACAAGGTGGCAAAATCTTTGAGGGGACATATGAAATGCTAAAACTTTTGAATTAGAAGaactaatataaaaaatttcatccaaaattgaagcataatatatataattttttttttattaacgaTAAAAATTTAGAGGAGGGGCGACTTTCCCCTCAAACCCCTTATCCAATTGCTAGTCATAAAATAGGGGAAGGCGACTACCTTCTCATCCTTGGTCCTATGATGAGGTGCTCTGTGTCATTTTCCGAATGGAAGGATTTGCATTAGAGGGGGATTACTTGGGACTAGGGAACAAGGAAATCGTCAAAACAAGactttttcaaaagaaaaaaaaaagaaagaaaaaaaattatcgatCGCCAGCTGTATTAGTTTCGCTGCCTGGAATATTCCTCGGATTCTCCCTTAATCGAGCACGTGCTCCACGAGGAAACTGATGAATTTAGTGGTGGCatatattttcagaaaatggataatattattaaatttttagagAAATCACGAGGTCTTTCAATATATTGACGGAGGTTAATTGCCTAGCTCGGATGCTGATGAAAGACTAACTCTGTTCATTTACTGAATATATTAGGTGCATAATGgccttttttaaaatatatttgtaaaCTAATTTTGGATGATATAAATGGAaggtaggaaaaaaaaacataagaaaatgagcgaaaatataaaaatgaaattaaagaatACAAGTAcaccaaaaatttaaaaattcaaaaaagaggATGTAATATAGTTGCGTACACCttcttataataaataattagagATTTCACTTTCGATTTTTATTAGTGAAATTACCTATACCCTTCATTTACtttcattttaaatttccTGCACAATTTGTACTAGGCCCATATACCTTATGGCTCCTAtgtaagcaaaaaaaaaaaataaaatccaaaaactctgaaaaaattctaaaaaataaataataaaacaaatgcGAAGGAGAAATATAGGACGagtcatttcatttttttttttcaacgtCATATCTTTTGCTAAGAAGATCCGAAGTTCTTAGAATGTTCATCTAACCACCAAattaaatcaataaaaaattagatacAATTCATCGAGCGATTAGAGTCACTGTCATCTAGAAATTGTCGAAAAATCAAGCACGTGGTGGCTCTTAAACAGagttttctaaaaataatttcataaatcaTTATAGTCGTAATTATAATAGTACTAATGGTTTGCTCGAGTTATACAGAGATCTCGATCATTAAACTCTCTATATAGGTCTCCTTATCGAATCTACGTCATTCAAGGGCCTTAAGTGTGATAATTAATTGGGGCGGAAGGCCGAAAGAATTAATATTATGAAATGAATTTACATAGCTCCCATGGAGGCATGGTAGTGCTGTAAGTGATCATGTCAACTCCTCACGTAGAGACATTATCTCACTTCATAGAGTAACGCCATGGAAATGATCGATGGCTACGTGATGTATGTATCAGTCGGCTCGACGGTATACAAGAATGGCCCAATCCACGACCCGTTGTCATTGGCGAAGTCTATGATAGATGTCACAACAAAAATGGTCTTTTTCACAATGTGGTAAGGAATATGAGTGGTTGAACCAATATTTATGATTGCCCATCAATAATTTTGAGAAAGCTACTTGCCCCGTCTCCATGACCTTTCCTTTTTaatgcatatattatatatatatattccgaTAAATTTTCTCTATAGCCAATAATTTTCTTCCCTCGTGAAGGATTGGGAGGAGGAGAAGTTTGGCCATTTTGGAAATTATTAGAGGGATGGGCTTTGCTAACACGCCACTATCAAAGAAGATGCTGCTTTACCTCAATTGTCTTTGGATTCTTAATCGAGTATCATTTCTAAGTTTATTCACCTGGTTCGacacttattttctttaactGAAATCTTTAGGTAAAGTCTTGCTAATGATTAGGAAAGTTTTATCCCGTAATAGACGACCCCGCTTGAACTTGAATTAgttggaatatatatatatatatatatatatatatatattaccctTTCAAATACCAGATTGTAATACATActtaaaataaatcatttcttgcacttctCTCCATGCCCCGGCTGTTGGATAGCTCCTTTCTCGCCCGCTTTGTCTCTTCTTGAGTCTATCCAACCGCTGTTAATTAAGTAGGGGCACGGTTAAGTAGCTTTTGCAGGCACCGGTTTACTAAGGGGCACCGGGAACAATTCTATTTGATTGTTGGAAAATGTTTCTGTCCTAATCGAGTAATGGTTTCGAAGGGTATCAGTTTATAATGTGGGATAATGATCAATCGAGCGGGCCTTATAGGACCGGCAGGGCAATCAGGATGACACAAGGCATCTACATCAATGCACATCGGGTTCGAGTCGGAGTCTGGCCGCTTTCAATGGTGGActgtttcatcaagaatggcTTCCCCTGTTTTACTGAAAGAAAGGAACTTGTCTTCAAGAATTGAACCAGTAAAATTTTCATCACGAAGATAGTAATTGTTTATTTGCCTAATTGATTTTTCCATAACATTTGGATGCTGGAAGACATACGTCTTtccatagaaaaaaaaatagaaatatatatcaagTAAAATCTGAGGGAGCTAATTAAGATTTTATtgttaattgaaatttttgaaaGTAAAAATCAATAACGGGGGCAACAAATTTATCATTAGTTATTGAGACATCCCGGGCCGGAAATTGCATCTCAATTTTTAGCTGGGCCTTGATAAGAAAAtgggcctagattctaattttaaTCAATTGACATGGCTCACTTTGGCCCAATTATATTCCAATCGGCTCTTCACGAACAAGGGGAGGCGCCGTATGTGCAGTGCAGCGGAAGGGCATATAAAGGGCACGAGAAGACCTATCGATGATAATTGCTTAATTCCGAAGTTGAGGGCGAATGACACTGACTGAACCATATTGTTTTTTAAATATGTTCCATTGGATTAGTGTCAGCAGGCCGATAAGTTGGATTAATGAATTGCTCTTTCACGGCATGTTTTAAAATGAGAGTTCGACTAGTTGTGATGGATATAGAGTACCATGGATTTCTCTTATGCGTGGTAATCAACGGGGGATGCACGGGGAACATTTCATACAATATAACGTCATAGAACAACAGAAATGGTTTAATTACGCACCAAGGTAAATCCTAGGAATTATTTTTGCGGTAGTAACATCATATTTTATAGTCCTCggaatttatttgtttttcggTAGAATACTCCTAGGAATTAAGAGTCCTAGTCCGGATAAGGCTAAGGCATGTGGAACAGCTCCTTTGCACCGCGAGGCCACACAACTTTGAGAGGTCCACTCCAGAAGAGGGCCGAGAGGAACTTGTTGGCGCTGTCGGACGGGTGAGCTCCATCGAACCACACGTACTTAGTCGGGTCATGGCAGAGGTTGAAACCGGCGGTGGTGTTAGCACATGTGAACCCCCCGTTGAAATGCCCGCTACCACAGCATGCCGCCTGCCCTTCTTTGAAACCTTTGCAATGTAAAGAAAGCCGAAAGAGTCATAATTCGATCGATTATGTTATTGCAGGCAAACCTCTCAAGTCTCGATATATAGCATTCACGAACAAACACGACAATGAGCAaactgtatatatacatatatctgtACTAGAAGTTAGTGCGCCCGCAGAAAAAGTTTTCgagttcaaattttttaattgataagttcattaaatctttttttgcTCCGTTCTTGACATCATTCTCTAAAAAATTCTTACTCGTTGCTGCGCACcatttgatataatttttgttGTTCCTTTAAGATCTTTTAGAAGTTGTTTTTTTATAATACTGCATCAAGTAAAATTGTTCATAATAATTGACGAATGTATTATTTTATAGagataaaaagaattttagtaattataatatcaaatgataaaattaataaaaatggtGAGGGGACAAAGAATAGAGAGGGAAAGTGGGGAAGGGAGAGaaaggggaagagagagagagagagagagagagagagagagagagagtagggTAGATGGTATTTTTCGGTAGTAGGTTAGCTGGTATTTAATAATTACATGGACTGACAAAATTATTCTTCTAATTTCTCCAAATTTGATGGCTATTATTCTTTTTACAATAGTATTTTTgagagaagaaaagttaaacaagcggttttcttctttctttttgaatACTATAGACATAGATATAGACTGATATACATATAGTTATTAATGATATGAATGTGAAATATTACCATATTTCGGAGCGTAGTTGGTGATCGATGCAAGGGTAGAGAAGTAATCAAACATAGAATATTTGAATCCGGGCAACGTCTTCTCTATCTTCCGGAGGACATTCGACATTGCTGTGTTGTGCATTTTGGCGAGACTCATGACTTCATGACTGCAGCCCTCAGCTCCCGGGCCGACCCTGGTCGCCGGCATGCAACCCAGTGGCCCCACGGCCTGGAAAAGGAATTTCCTCCCGCCCATCGCGTACACTTTCTGCGGAACCAATCACCAGATCTTATACATGATAAGTATGCATACCGCACTTGATATGATGGAAGCGACCATGACATCTAGACAAGCTTGACTAGCATAATTCTGAGCTTAGCTATAACACTATAAATATATGTCTTCGATTAGCTTGAGTCCTTCCATGTGCAGAAACATTAATAGTGGCTAGTAATGGGTTTGGGATCTGGGTCTCGGAGGGCGAAGCCAGTGTGTTAGCAGGGGGGGCAAATTGCCCCCctgaacttttattttttttcaattttacctcaaaagtatgaatttttctatgtaaaatttgtattttgcccccctgaactttaaatttttgaaattttacccCAAAAGTATCAGTTTGCTCCCCCTGAATAAAAATTCTGGCTTCGCCCCTGCCTAGAACAGTTAGTTGCAAGTGCAAGTACCGGATGGGGAATGCTCGCTTCTTACCTTGACCATGGATGTGATATTGCCGAGCACTATGGTCACGTACTCTTTCTTTTCAGAGGCCGTGAGAGGGACTTCGCCCGGTTTTGGATTGCCGACCTTCATGTAATCGTTCCCTCCCATGCTGAGCAAGTAGACGGCCTTAGACAGCAACTCTTGGGTCTTCTTATGACCCTCCTGCTGCTccagcttcttcttcacatGTTCGAAGTAGCTCAGTTGCAGCTTCAGGAATAtctgttaattaattaaccgAGATCACATCAGATTATCAGAACGAGAATGCTGCAATTCGATTACGGTCCATTAACTCGTAATTAATCACTGCAGAGAGTCAGTTGAattcttgtattttttttttgggggaaaTAAGCCTTCTGGGAACAGTAATAACAGGCAACCTTCCTGATATGATTACGGGCCTCGTCTGGCCAATAGGCCGTATCTTTAGTTCATCTCGCTGACCTGAGACCGTTAACTTGTGACATCGACCCATACAAAAGGCGCGAATGAGAAGTAAATCCTGAAATATGACTAGCTCACGTCACTCTATAAGTAAACCTTCAATTTCATCAGAAAAGATGTTTACCGCATTGGGACTATTTTCGGCGAGTACCGCAGCTCCAGCCGACGCGAAATTTGCTCCATCGGTGTAATTGGTGAACCCGGGTTCCAAGTACGGTTTGATGAATGGCATATTCGCATACTGAGCTGCAAAAACACCAAAATCCGACTGTAAATATCGTCCGGATTCACGATAAATTTTAGCTTAATCTGGGTGATGGTCTTGTAATTCTGGAAGATTTCCGGATTCTCTGTTTGCATTCACTTTCCttttccaaaataaaaaaaaagactaaaaATTGGTCCCAAATTTTAAACtgcattaattttttagtaaaaCTCTCCAAATCATGAACTTTTTCCGTTCACAAGACTAGAATCCGAGGTCTTGTTTAAGGGGAAAAAACTCATCTCGAGCCAATCCATGTTTGGTTCCTACTGCACTTTTAGCTTATGCATACATGAATGCTTTCCGGAAAACAAGAACTGGAGAATGATCTCCACTGAAGAGAAAGCACTCCAGATTCGACAAATACCATAAAAACAGACGTGAAAACGCGAAGGTCATCGGGTTTGTGGGTAATGTTGTTACCTAAGAAGTCCGGAACTAATCGGCCATCACAGACTCTTCCACTCCCGTGAAAGGGGAAGGTCATGCCAAAGGGCCAGACTCTCGCGGGTTGTGTGCTGAGGGGATAGTATTGGTTGTTCCCGGCATCCATGAGAGAGTCCCCAAAGATAAAGAACGGCGTGTG of the Punica granatum isolate Tunisia-2019 chromosome 6, ASM765513v2, whole genome shotgun sequence genome contains:
- the LOC116212056 gene encoding GDSL lipase-like, with the protein product MMERSTAVIGTFLTLWAVLVVRGQCHTPFFIFGDSLMDAGNNQYYPLSTQPARVWPFGMTFPFHGSGRVCDGRLVPDFLAQYANMPFIKPYLEPGFTNYTDGANFASAGAAVLAENSPNAIFLKLQLSYFEHVKKKLEQQEGHKKTQELLSKAVYLLSMGGNDYMKVGNPKPGEVPLTASEKKEYVTIVLGNITSMVKKVYAMGGRKFLFQAVGPLGCMPATRVGPGAEGCSHEVMSLAKMHNTAMSNVLRKIEKTLPGFKYSMFDYFSTLASITNYAPKYGFKEGQAACCGSGHFNGGFTCANTTAGFNLCHDPTKYVWFDGAHPSDSANKFLSALFWSGPLKVVWPRGAKELFHMP